Proteins encoded together in one Bacteroides zoogleoformans window:
- a CDS encoding SDR family NAD(P)-dependent oxidoreductase: protein MGYRVYPNDEFLFERLRDKNVHTIVVSPNKISELESSGVLDNFHAHHIHVLTVPPLSDYVEEGLMREKQNEEKDMKIQRCVGKKIGPACMEGCRIMVTGAAGTVGREIVRQLAVLNPSRLILVDQAESPLYDVQLELADHWKNLPVRVLVADVANYTRMEAIFRETRPQVVFHAAAYKHRQLMENYVSEAIQTNVLGTVNITDLSVKYDVSRMILISTDGAHHPENSMEYSKRMAELYVQSYSRNLWRERKNDTRLLIVRFGDVCSKGDCNLITLPEACKLVLEVGSGGESGEIYLLDKINHETSMQDAPFVFEHALVRKCVADLIGRSYTDEASVLTSEMKRYVQKFAKRDKPFIQSFRVDISQKSYIRNVVHFYFPILLEIFH from the coding sequence ATGGGATATCGGGTATATCCCAATGATGAGTTCTTGTTTGAACGATTGAGAGATAAGAATGTGCATACCATTGTCGTTTCTCCAAATAAAATCTCCGAACTGGAAAGTTCCGGAGTTTTGGATAATTTCCATGCTCATCATATTCATGTACTGACTGTTCCTCCCTTGAGCGATTATGTGGAGGAGGGCTTGATGAGGGAAAAACAAAATGAAGAGAAGGACATGAAAATACAGAGATGTGTTGGCAAGAAGATAGGGCCGGCTTGTATGGAAGGTTGCAGAATCATGGTAACGGGAGCTGCCGGAACTGTGGGGAGAGAAATTGTCCGTCAATTGGCCGTTTTGAATCCTTCCCGGTTAATTCTGGTAGATCAGGCTGAATCTCCTTTGTATGATGTGCAATTGGAACTTGCTGACCATTGGAAAAATCTGCCGGTTCGTGTGCTGGTGGCCGATGTGGCGAATTATACTCGTATGGAGGCTATTTTTAGAGAGACGCGTCCGCAGGTGGTTTTTCATGCTGCGGCCTATAAACATAGGCAATTGATGGAGAATTATGTGTCGGAGGCCATTCAGACAAACGTGTTGGGTACGGTCAATATAACCGACCTGTCGGTGAAGTATGACGTAAGCCGCATGATTCTGATTTCTACGGATGGGGCACATCATCCGGAAAACAGCATGGAGTATAGCAAGCGGATGGCAGAGCTGTATGTACAGTCGTATAGTCGGAATTTATGGCGCGAAAGGAAAAATGATACCCGTTTGCTGATTGTTCGTTTTGGTGATGTTTGTTCCAAGGGCGATTGCAATCTGATAACCTTGCCCGAGGCTTGTAAACTTGTTTTGGAGGTGGGGAGCGGAGGAGAGTCCGGAGAGATTTATCTGTTGGATAAAATAAATCATGAAACTTCAATGCAAGATGCGCCATTTGTTTTTGAACATGCCCTCGTGCGGAAATGTGTTGCTGATTTGATAGGACGTAGCTATACGGATGAGGCTTCGGTTCTGACAAGTGAGATGAAAAGATATGTGCAGAAGTTTGCGAAAAGAGACAAACCGTTTATACAGTCTTTTAGGGTTGATATCTCTCAAAAATCATACATCAGAAATGTTGTACACTTTTATTTTCCCATCTTATTGGAAATCTTTCATTAA